In a single window of the Arachis hypogaea cultivar Tifrunner chromosome 6, arahy.Tifrunner.gnm2.J5K5, whole genome shotgun sequence genome:
- the LOC112695196 gene encoding putative lysine-specific demethylase JMJ16 isoform X1 produces the protein MKSDYGSNIAKLKEMGELSAPPGFASLTSFILKKGKKVTENDKLATCLNETKHVPVDADGKNDVNDIGTYYQIFKNRPWILSDQSKSNDKPEESHTEFIPMDHSSNASRPEGITRGCPNCNNCLKVTARWHPEDATREALEEAPLFNPTEEEFNDTLKYIASIRSSAEPYGICRIVPPTRWKPPCSLEEKNLWEGSEFVAQIQRIDGIQVKHAEENVASSCENTKAKRRRVTPVDLDSHLANASTCTVNSQGVEDCVSEPCPKFSLKTFKNFADEFKIQYFDYKGKNKNVGSDLNLDTNQHKWEPSVENIEGEYGRIVQNPTEKIEVLHGNTLEAEGFSSGFPTAADSGEEHISPEYLKSGWNLNNINSLPGSLLSFESSGASHNFGHRIHVGMCFTLQKWKVEEHHLYLLSYLHLGEPKVWYSIPRRYAANYETIRKKYLSGLHARQPDIDDNLMMQLSCFILKAEGIPVYRCVQYPREFVLVFPGAYHSGFDCGFNCSESVNFAPLEWLLHGLNVVELYCEKRKKTLISYDKLLLGAAKEAVRARWEIDLCMNDMTDKLTCKDAYQRNGILAKALGARIKSESIKREYLCSSLKSQRMDESFDTCVKRECGICLCDLHLSAVHCLCSEDKFACLDHAKQLCPCSWSNKILLYRYEISELNVLCQALEGKLSAVYKWAKEYLGLRFQSVASNRQMKQNGAASGIVGNPRGNCISSFSITPKEKTKAKEKTLGGRPPRSCANGGTNSTSIKTDMKAPVSKSKPTTSKKVQRDQKVSTVSSITNSRYLSFLQQNTLVEVPSDSCSSSSSESDNA, from the exons ATGAAGTCGGATTATGGAAGTAATATTGCCAAATTAAAGGAGATGGGAGAGCTTTCAGCTCCCCCTGGTTTTGCATCGCTTACATCTTTCATTTTGAAAAAGGGTAAAAAGGTTACAGAAAATGACAAACTTGCAACCTGTCTGAATGAAACTAAGCACGTGCCAGTTGATGCAGACGGTAAAAACGACGTGAATGATATTGGTACATATTACCAGATTTTTAAGAATCGACCCTGGATACTCTCTGACCAGAGCAAGAGCAACGACAAACCTGAGGAGTCTCACACTGAATTTATTCCTATG GATCACTCGTCAAATGCTAGTCGTCCAGAAGGGATCACTCGTGGATGTCCAAACTGCAATAATTGTTTGAAG GTAACAGCAAGGTGGCATCCTGAGGATGCAACGAGAGAAGCCCTTGAAGAAGCTCCTCTTTTCAACCCAACAGAAGAG GAATTCAATGACACCCTCAAATATATTGCAAGCATACGATCTAGCGCAGAGCCTTATGGAATTTGTCGTATTGTACCTCCTACTCGCTGGAAACCACCATGTTCTCTTGAGGAAAAGAACTTATGGGAAGGCTCTGAATTTGTTGCTCAAATTCAACGAATAGATGGAATCCAAGTTAAGCATGCAGAAGAAAATGTTGCTAGTTCTTGTGAAAATACAAAGGCCAAGAGAAGAAGGGTGACACCAGTAGATTTGGACTCTCATCTTGCGAATGCAAGCACTTGCACCGTAAATAGTCAGGGTGTTGAAGATTGTGTCTCTGAACCCTGTCCTAAATTCAGTCTCAAGACGTTTAAGAATTTTGCTGATGAATTCAAAATCCAGTACTTTGATTACAAGGGCAAGAATAAGAATGTGGGTTCTGATTTAAATTTAGATACAAATCAACATAAGTGGGAGCCATCTGTGGAGAATATTGAGGGTGAATATGGAAGGATTGTTCAAAATCCAACTGAAAAAATTGAG GTGCTTCATGGTAACACTTTGGAGGCTGAAGGTTTTAGCAGTGGATTTCCTACAGCTGCTGATTCTGGGGAGGAACACATTTCCCCTGAATATTTGAAATCTGGATGGAACTTAAACAACATAAATTCATTGCCtggttctcttctttcttttgaaAGCTCTGGTGCTTCACATAATTTTGGTCATCGAATTCATGTTGGAATGTGCTTCACTCTGCAAAAATGG AAAGTTGAAGAGCACCACTTATACTTATTATCATACCTGCATTTGGGTGAGCCTAAAGTGTGGTATAGCATCCCACGAAGATATGCTGCCAACTATGAAACAATTAGGAAGAAGTATTTATCAGGTCTGCATGCAAGACAGCCTGATATTGATGATAATCTG ATGATGCAGTTATCCTGCTTCATATTGAAGGCAGAGGGAATACCTGTATATCGCTGTGTTCAATATCCTCGTGAGTTTGTTCTTGTCTTCCCAGGAGCATATCATTCTGGATTTGATTGTGGTTTCAATTGTTCTGAATCAGTAAACTTTGCTCCTCTCGAGTGGCTTCTTCATGGACTGAATGTGGTAGAGCTATATTGTGAGAAGAGGAAAAAGACATTAATCTCGTATGATAAACTTTTGCTGGGAGCAGCAAAGGAAGCTGTAAGGGCACGATGGGAAATCGATCTGTGTATGAACGACATGACAGATAAATTAACATGTAAAGATGCGTATCAAAGAAATGGGATCTTAGCAAAAGCTCTGGGT GCTCGCATTAAGAGCGAAAGTATCAAGAGAGAATACCTATGCAGTTCTTTGAAATCACAAAGAATGGATGAAAGTTTTGACACTTGTGTCAAAAGGGAATGCGGCATATGTCTGTGTGATTTACACTTGTCTGCTGTACATTGTTTGTGTTCAGAAGACAAGTTTGCGTGCCTGGATCACGCGAAACAGCTTTGTCCATGCAGTTGGAGCAACAAAATCCTCCTCTACCGTTATGAAATTAGCGAGTTGAATGTTCTTTGTCAAGCTTTGGAAGGAAAGTTAAGTGCAGTCTATAAATGGGCGAAAGAGTATCTTGGATTAAGATTTCAGTCTGTTGCCTCCAATAGACAAATGAAACAAAACGGAGCGGCATCAGGAATCGTGGGGAACCCTCGCGGCAATTGTATTAGTTCTTTCAGCATTACCCCAAAAGAGAAGACGAAAGCAAAAGAGAAAACGTTGGGGGGCCGACCTCCTAGATCATGTGCTAATGGAGGAACCAATTCCACCAGTATCAAAACTGATATGAAGGCACCTGTGAGTAAGAGTAAGCCAACAACTTCAAAGAAGGTACAGCGCGATCAGAAAGTATCTACAGTTTCTTCGATCACGAACTCAAGATACTTGTCTTTTCTACAGCAAAATACATTAGTCGAAGTGCCATCTGATAGttgctcttcctcttcctcagaaTCTGACAATGCGTAA
- the LOC112695196 gene encoding putative lysine-specific demethylase JMJ16 isoform X2, producing the protein MQREKPLKKLLFSTQQKRYLPPKPNITVYIMKEFNDTLKYIASIRSSAEPYGICRIVPPTRWKPPCSLEEKNLWEGSEFVAQIQRIDGIQVKHAEENVASSCENTKAKRRRVTPVDLDSHLANASTCTVNSQGVEDCVSEPCPKFSLKTFKNFADEFKIQYFDYKGKNKNVGSDLNLDTNQHKWEPSVENIEGEYGRIVQNPTEKIEVLHGNTLEAEGFSSGFPTAADSGEEHISPEYLKSGWNLNNINSLPGSLLSFESSGASHNFGHRIHVGMCFTLQKWKVEEHHLYLLSYLHLGEPKVWYSIPRRYAANYETIRKKYLSGLHARQPDIDDNLMMQLSCFILKAEGIPVYRCVQYPREFVLVFPGAYHSGFDCGFNCSESVNFAPLEWLLHGLNVVELYCEKRKKTLISYDKLLLGAAKEAVRARWEIDLCMNDMTDKLTCKDAYQRNGILAKALGARIKSESIKREYLCSSLKSQRMDESFDTCVKRECGICLCDLHLSAVHCLCSEDKFACLDHAKQLCPCSWSNKILLYRYEISELNVLCQALEGKLSAVYKWAKEYLGLRFQSVASNRQMKQNGAASGIVGNPRGNCISSFSITPKEKTKAKEKTLGGRPPRSCANGGTNSTSIKTDMKAPVSKSKPTTSKKVQRDQKVSTVSSITNSRYLSFLQQNTLVEVPSDSCSSSSSESDNA; encoded by the exons ATGCAACGAGAGAAGCCCTTGAAGAAGCTCCTCTTTTCAACCCAACAGAAGAGGTACCTACCACCTAAACCTAATA TAACTGTGTACATTATGAAGGAATTCAATGACACCCTCAAATATATTGCAAGCATACGATCTAGCGCAGAGCCTTATGGAATTTGTCGTATTGTACCTCCTACTCGCTGGAAACCACCATGTTCTCTTGAGGAAAAGAACTTATGGGAAGGCTCTGAATTTGTTGCTCAAATTCAACGAATAGATGGAATCCAAGTTAAGCATGCAGAAGAAAATGTTGCTAGTTCTTGTGAAAATACAAAGGCCAAGAGAAGAAGGGTGACACCAGTAGATTTGGACTCTCATCTTGCGAATGCAAGCACTTGCACCGTAAATAGTCAGGGTGTTGAAGATTGTGTCTCTGAACCCTGTCCTAAATTCAGTCTCAAGACGTTTAAGAATTTTGCTGATGAATTCAAAATCCAGTACTTTGATTACAAGGGCAAGAATAAGAATGTGGGTTCTGATTTAAATTTAGATACAAATCAACATAAGTGGGAGCCATCTGTGGAGAATATTGAGGGTGAATATGGAAGGATTGTTCAAAATCCAACTGAAAAAATTGAG GTGCTTCATGGTAACACTTTGGAGGCTGAAGGTTTTAGCAGTGGATTTCCTACAGCTGCTGATTCTGGGGAGGAACACATTTCCCCTGAATATTTGAAATCTGGATGGAACTTAAACAACATAAATTCATTGCCtggttctcttctttcttttgaaAGCTCTGGTGCTTCACATAATTTTGGTCATCGAATTCATGTTGGAATGTGCTTCACTCTGCAAAAATGG AAAGTTGAAGAGCACCACTTATACTTATTATCATACCTGCATTTGGGTGAGCCTAAAGTGTGGTATAGCATCCCACGAAGATATGCTGCCAACTATGAAACAATTAGGAAGAAGTATTTATCAGGTCTGCATGCAAGACAGCCTGATATTGATGATAATCTG ATGATGCAGTTATCCTGCTTCATATTGAAGGCAGAGGGAATACCTGTATATCGCTGTGTTCAATATCCTCGTGAGTTTGTTCTTGTCTTCCCAGGAGCATATCATTCTGGATTTGATTGTGGTTTCAATTGTTCTGAATCAGTAAACTTTGCTCCTCTCGAGTGGCTTCTTCATGGACTGAATGTGGTAGAGCTATATTGTGAGAAGAGGAAAAAGACATTAATCTCGTATGATAAACTTTTGCTGGGAGCAGCAAAGGAAGCTGTAAGGGCACGATGGGAAATCGATCTGTGTATGAACGACATGACAGATAAATTAACATGTAAAGATGCGTATCAAAGAAATGGGATCTTAGCAAAAGCTCTGGGT GCTCGCATTAAGAGCGAAAGTATCAAGAGAGAATACCTATGCAGTTCTTTGAAATCACAAAGAATGGATGAAAGTTTTGACACTTGTGTCAAAAGGGAATGCGGCATATGTCTGTGTGATTTACACTTGTCTGCTGTACATTGTTTGTGTTCAGAAGACAAGTTTGCGTGCCTGGATCACGCGAAACAGCTTTGTCCATGCAGTTGGAGCAACAAAATCCTCCTCTACCGTTATGAAATTAGCGAGTTGAATGTTCTTTGTCAAGCTTTGGAAGGAAAGTTAAGTGCAGTCTATAAATGGGCGAAAGAGTATCTTGGATTAAGATTTCAGTCTGTTGCCTCCAATAGACAAATGAAACAAAACGGAGCGGCATCAGGAATCGTGGGGAACCCTCGCGGCAATTGTATTAGTTCTTTCAGCATTACCCCAAAAGAGAAGACGAAAGCAAAAGAGAAAACGTTGGGGGGCCGACCTCCTAGATCATGTGCTAATGGAGGAACCAATTCCACCAGTATCAAAACTGATATGAAGGCACCTGTGAGTAAGAGTAAGCCAACAACTTCAAAGAAGGTACAGCGCGATCAGAAAGTATCTACAGTTTCTTCGATCACGAACTCAAGATACTTGTCTTTTCTACAGCAAAATACATTAGTCGAAGTGCCATCTGATAGttgctcttcctcttcctcagaaTCTGACAATGCGTAA
- the LOC112695197 gene encoding probable arabinose 5-phosphate isomerase → MGSLPAFPEAKQGVRDDCIDEITLTDLFKEQQRHLNFFFDRMDHSQTLSFTRALLRATGTIFFTGVGKSGFVANKISQTLVSLGIRSAFLSPVDALHGDIGILSAADILVLLSKSGATDELLRLVPCARAKGARLIAVTSVQGCALEAVCDMNVHLPLERELCPFNLAPVTSTAIQMVFGDTVAIALMGARNLSKEEYAGNHPAGKIGKSLIFKVKDLMKKEDELPICKESDLIMDQLVELTSKGCGCLFVVDDGRHLIGTFTDGDLRRTLKASGQGIFKLTVGEMCNRKPRIIGPEAMAVEAMKKMEAPPSPVQFLPVINDDNVVIGIITLHGLVSAGL, encoded by the exons atggggtCTCTGCCTGCATTTCCAGAAGCCAAACAGGGCGTTAGGGACGATTGCATTGACGAAATCACCCTCACGGATCTCTTCAAGGAGCAGCAGAGGCACCTCAACTTCTTCTTCGACCGCATGGATCACTCTCAAACCCTATCCTTCACACGCGCCCTCCTACGCGCCACCGGCACCATCTTCTTCACCGGCGTCGGAAAATCTGGCTTCGTCGCCAACAAGATCTCGCAGACGCTCGTCTCCCTCGGTATCCGATCCGCCTTTCTATCCCCCGTCGACGCGCTCCACGGTGACATCGGAATCCTCTCCGCCGCTGACATCCTCGTCCTCCTAAGCAAGTCCGGCGCCACCGACGAGCTCCTCCGCCTCGTCCCCTGCGCCAGGGCGAAAGGCGCCCGCCTCATTGCCGTCACGTCCGTTCAAGGATGCGCGCTTGAGGCCGTGTGCGACATGAATGTGCATCTGCCGTTGGAAAGAGAGCTCTGCCCCTTCAACCTCGCGCCGGTCACCTCTACCGCGATTCAGATGGTGTTCGGCGACACCGTCGCGATCGCGTTGATGGGAGCAAGGAACCTCAGCAAGGAGGAGTACGCCGGGAACCACCCCGCCGGAAAGATCGGCAAGAGCCTTATCTTCAAG GTGAAAGATCTCATGAAGAAGGAGGATGAGCTTCCCATTTGCAAGGAATCGGATTTGATTATGGATCAACTTGTGGAGCTGACTAGCAAAGGATGTGGATGCCTATTTGTTGTAGATGATGGCCGTCATCTGATTGGAACATTTACAGATGGAGATCTTCGCCGTACTCTCAAAGCTAGTGGGCAGGGCATCTTCAAACTGACTGTGGGAGAAATGTGCAACAG GAAACCAAGAATTATAGGTCCAGAAGCTATGGCAGTGGAGGCCATGAAGAAGATGGAAGCTCCTCCATCACCAGTCCAGTTTTTGCCTGTGATAAATGATGACAATGTTGTGATTGGGATTATCACGTTGCATGGTTTGGTTTCAGCTGGATTGTGA
- the LOC112695196 gene encoding putative lysine-specific demethylase JMJ16 isoform X3 — protein sequence MKEFNDTLKYIASIRSSAEPYGICRIVPPTRWKPPCSLEEKNLWEGSEFVAQIQRIDGIQVKHAEENVASSCENTKAKRRRVTPVDLDSHLANASTCTVNSQGVEDCVSEPCPKFSLKTFKNFADEFKIQYFDYKGKNKNVGSDLNLDTNQHKWEPSVENIEGEYGRIVQNPTEKIEVLHGNTLEAEGFSSGFPTAADSGEEHISPEYLKSGWNLNNINSLPGSLLSFESSGASHNFGHRIHVGMCFTLQKWKVEEHHLYLLSYLHLGEPKVWYSIPRRYAANYETIRKKYLSGLHARQPDIDDNLMMQLSCFILKAEGIPVYRCVQYPREFVLVFPGAYHSGFDCGFNCSESVNFAPLEWLLHGLNVVELYCEKRKKTLISYDKLLLGAAKEAVRARWEIDLCMNDMTDKLTCKDAYQRNGILAKALGARIKSESIKREYLCSSLKSQRMDESFDTCVKRECGICLCDLHLSAVHCLCSEDKFACLDHAKQLCPCSWSNKILLYRYEISELNVLCQALEGKLSAVYKWAKEYLGLRFQSVASNRQMKQNGAASGIVGNPRGNCISSFSITPKEKTKAKEKTLGGRPPRSCANGGTNSTSIKTDMKAPVSKSKPTTSKKVQRDQKVSTVSSITNSRYLSFLQQNTLVEVPSDSCSSSSSESDNA from the exons ATGAAGGAATTCAATGACACCCTCAAATATATTGCAAGCATACGATCTAGCGCAGAGCCTTATGGAATTTGTCGTATTGTACCTCCTACTCGCTGGAAACCACCATGTTCTCTTGAGGAAAAGAACTTATGGGAAGGCTCTGAATTTGTTGCTCAAATTCAACGAATAGATGGAATCCAAGTTAAGCATGCAGAAGAAAATGTTGCTAGTTCTTGTGAAAATACAAAGGCCAAGAGAAGAAGGGTGACACCAGTAGATTTGGACTCTCATCTTGCGAATGCAAGCACTTGCACCGTAAATAGTCAGGGTGTTGAAGATTGTGTCTCTGAACCCTGTCCTAAATTCAGTCTCAAGACGTTTAAGAATTTTGCTGATGAATTCAAAATCCAGTACTTTGATTACAAGGGCAAGAATAAGAATGTGGGTTCTGATTTAAATTTAGATACAAATCAACATAAGTGGGAGCCATCTGTGGAGAATATTGAGGGTGAATATGGAAGGATTGTTCAAAATCCAACTGAAAAAATTGAG GTGCTTCATGGTAACACTTTGGAGGCTGAAGGTTTTAGCAGTGGATTTCCTACAGCTGCTGATTCTGGGGAGGAACACATTTCCCCTGAATATTTGAAATCTGGATGGAACTTAAACAACATAAATTCATTGCCtggttctcttctttcttttgaaAGCTCTGGTGCTTCACATAATTTTGGTCATCGAATTCATGTTGGAATGTGCTTCACTCTGCAAAAATGG AAAGTTGAAGAGCACCACTTATACTTATTATCATACCTGCATTTGGGTGAGCCTAAAGTGTGGTATAGCATCCCACGAAGATATGCTGCCAACTATGAAACAATTAGGAAGAAGTATTTATCAGGTCTGCATGCAAGACAGCCTGATATTGATGATAATCTG ATGATGCAGTTATCCTGCTTCATATTGAAGGCAGAGGGAATACCTGTATATCGCTGTGTTCAATATCCTCGTGAGTTTGTTCTTGTCTTCCCAGGAGCATATCATTCTGGATTTGATTGTGGTTTCAATTGTTCTGAATCAGTAAACTTTGCTCCTCTCGAGTGGCTTCTTCATGGACTGAATGTGGTAGAGCTATATTGTGAGAAGAGGAAAAAGACATTAATCTCGTATGATAAACTTTTGCTGGGAGCAGCAAAGGAAGCTGTAAGGGCACGATGGGAAATCGATCTGTGTATGAACGACATGACAGATAAATTAACATGTAAAGATGCGTATCAAAGAAATGGGATCTTAGCAAAAGCTCTGGGT GCTCGCATTAAGAGCGAAAGTATCAAGAGAGAATACCTATGCAGTTCTTTGAAATCACAAAGAATGGATGAAAGTTTTGACACTTGTGTCAAAAGGGAATGCGGCATATGTCTGTGTGATTTACACTTGTCTGCTGTACATTGTTTGTGTTCAGAAGACAAGTTTGCGTGCCTGGATCACGCGAAACAGCTTTGTCCATGCAGTTGGAGCAACAAAATCCTCCTCTACCGTTATGAAATTAGCGAGTTGAATGTTCTTTGTCAAGCTTTGGAAGGAAAGTTAAGTGCAGTCTATAAATGGGCGAAAGAGTATCTTGGATTAAGATTTCAGTCTGTTGCCTCCAATAGACAAATGAAACAAAACGGAGCGGCATCAGGAATCGTGGGGAACCCTCGCGGCAATTGTATTAGTTCTTTCAGCATTACCCCAAAAGAGAAGACGAAAGCAAAAGAGAAAACGTTGGGGGGCCGACCTCCTAGATCATGTGCTAATGGAGGAACCAATTCCACCAGTATCAAAACTGATATGAAGGCACCTGTGAGTAAGAGTAAGCCAACAACTTCAAAGAAGGTACAGCGCGATCAGAAAGTATCTACAGTTTCTTCGATCACGAACTCAAGATACTTGTCTTTTCTACAGCAAAATACATTAGTCGAAGTGCCATCTGATAGttgctcttcctcttcctcagaaTCTGACAATGCGTAA
- the LOC112695198 gene encoding protein LIGHT-DEPENDENT SHORT HYPOCOTYLS 4 yields the protein MDSIQEFMDTCHSAGNTFTTTTTNNNNTNTVAGTSGSSSSSPAGSTTSSSRYENQKRRDWNTFGQYLKNHRPPLSLSRCSGAHVLEFLRYLDQFGKTKVHTPICPFYGHPNPPAPCPCPLRQAWGSLDALIGRLRAAFEENGGKPEANPFGARAVRLYLREVRDLQSKARGISYEKKKRKRPPPQQQPQQQQSNIGVGVGVGVGVVLPLHHHMPPPRGARTTHHQ from the exons ATGGATTCAATTCAAGAATTTATGGACACGTGTCACTCTGCTGGAAACaccttcaccaccaccaccaccaacaacaacaacaccaacACCGTGGCTGGAACAAGTGGTAGCTCATCGTCATCGCCGGCGGGTTCAACGACGAGCAGCAGCCGGTACGAGAACCAGAAGCGGCGTGACTGGAACACTTTCGGACAGTACCTGAAGAATCACCGTCCTCCTTTGTCCCTCTCTAGGTGCAGCGGTGCACATGTTCTTGAATTTCTCCG GTACCTGGACCAATTTGGGAAGACGAAGGTGCACACGCCGATCTGTCCATTCTACGGGCACCCGAACCCGCCGGCGCCATGTCCGTGCCCTCTGAGGCAAGCCTGGGGGAGCCTGGACGCCCTCATCGGCCGGCTCCGTGCGGCTTTCGAAGAGAACGGAGGGAAGCCTGAGGCGAATCCGTTCGGAGCACGCGCCGTGAGGCTCTACCTCCGCGAGGTTCGTGATCTGCAGTCCAAAGCAAGAGGTATCAGCTATGAGAAGAAGAAACGCAAGCGTCCACCGccacaacaacaaccacaacaacaacaatccaatATCGGCGTCGGAGTCGGAGTCGGAGTCGGAGTAGTACTACCTCTTCATCATCACATGCCACCACCTCGAGGTGCAAGAACAACTCATCATCAataa
- the LOC114924175 gene encoding uncharacterized protein translates to MTTNISECVNFILKETRNLPVTSLVKSTYGRLAELFVVRGQTAEAQLGSGHEFCQALVKATDRNIRDSRCFTVTLYNRHQSEYMVAETTPTRNFSLGSYRVSLKDHSCDCGHFQAFHYPCCHAIACCAHSHLNWASYVHEVYRMSEVFNVYKNGFVPSIPEGIWSPYAGPIPDRNMRRARECRPKATRICGSMDQSVKNQPKRCGLCRQSHHMRRNCDQRR, encoded by the coding sequence ATGACGACCAACATTAGTGAATGTGTGAATTTCATATTAAAGGAAACTCGCAACCTCCCGGTCACTTCGTTGGTTAAGTCTACTTACGGGAGGCTTGCTGAGCTATTCGTGGTCCGCGGACAGACAGCAGAGGCACAACTTGGATCTGGGCATGAATTTTGTCAGGCGTTGGTGAAGGCTACTGATCGGAACATAAGAGACTCAAGGTGCTTCACTGTCACGTTATACAACAGGCACCAATCAGAGTACATGGTGGCTGAGACGACACCAACCAGAAACTTCTCTCTAGGAAGCTATCGAGTTTCCCTTAAGGATCACTCATGCGACTGTGGGCACTTTCAGGCTTTCCATTACCCATGTTGTCATGCCATTGCATGTTGCGCCCATTCGCACCTGAATTGGGCGTCATATGTTCACGAGGTGTATCGTATGAGTGAGGTGTTCAACGTTTACAAGAATGGGTTTGTTCCGTCTATCCCAGAAGGCATATGGTCCCCATATGCTGGACCCATTCCTGATCGTAACATGAGGCGTGCAAGGGAATGTCGTCCGAAAGCAACCAGGATCTGCGGTAGCATGGATCAGTCTGTTAAAAACCAGCCGAAGCGTTGTGGCCTCTGCCGTCAATCTCATCATATGCGGAGGAACTGTGACCAGCGAAGATAG